A single Cryptococcus deuterogattii R265 chromosome 2, complete sequence DNA region contains:
- a CDS encoding sulfite reductase (NADPH) hemoprotein beta-component (genome sequence mistake): MGDVYVASVAVYADYAGVLNAMREAENYSGPGLVLAYLPWGEKEDGQAVSDSENAGPLERLRETKRAVSGGWWPMFRWNPSLPDNKRFSLDSSHIKAALSEFLDRQSHLSQLTLATPAIDPSVTSSAGTELLAARKEKARKAYDALLNSLDGPGLLVLYASDGGNAEKLAKRLVGRAKMRGVGASLRVLDEVAGSIVETLGQEQNVLIVTSTAGQGESPLNGREFTKALSKLSPSDELKETKVAVFGMGDSHYWPRPEDAGYYNKPARDLFPKLISLGCQELLPLGLGDDSDPDGVQTAYKPFEASLWRALGVDSVEVTEEKEEVVANEHIKIASDYLRGTILEGLADKSTGAISASDAQLTKFHGTYMQDDRDIRESLKAQGLEPAYSFMIRVRMPGGICSAKQWLDMDRIADEHGNGTFKLTTRQTFQFHGVIKSHLKKAMQAINKSLLDTIAACGDVNRNVQCTVNPSLSKTHATVYEFSKAISEHLLPATNAYHEIWLDKKKISGDAVQPFDSDSEPLYGPYYLPRKFKIAIAVPPDNAVDVFTNDVGFIAIVENDEVVGYNVSVGGGMGVTHGNKKTYPRLGDVIGFIAAEDGTKVAESIMLVQRDHGNRQDRKNARLKYTVDRLGLPKFKAFVEERWGKKFAPARAYHFDSNLDHYGWTQGYDGKWHFTMFIENGRVEDNSRHQFKAGLREIASAHKGTFRLTANQHLVLSDVAPEDLDEMKRLLAKWGLDNLDHSGVRLSSSACVAFPTCGLAMAESERYLPVLIDKVEKICEEAGVKSDDLVMRMTGCPNGCARPWAAEVAFVGKAPGSYMMMLGGSHLGTRLNKPFLESASEPEILAVLKPMIKRWALERHEGERFGDWTIRAGYIKPTTHGTNFWEDAFPAQAGTTVTA; this comes from the exons ATGGGGGACGTCTACGTTGCTTCCGTCGCCGTGTATGCCGACTACGCTGGTGTTCTCAACGCCATGCGCGAAGCCGAGAACTACTCTGGACCCGGTTTGGTCCTCGCCTACTTGCCTTGgggtgaaaaggaagatggccAAGCTGTCTCTGATAGCGAGAACGCCGGCCCCCTTGAGCGACTCCGTGAGACCAAGCGAGCCGTCTCTGGTGGCTGGTGGCCCATGTTCAGGTGGAACCCCTCCCTTCCTGACAACAAGCGATTCTCTCTCGACTCTTCTCACATCAAGGCTGCCCTCTCCGAGTTCCTTGACCGACAGTCTCACCTTTCTCAGCTTACTCTTGCGACACCCGCTATCGACCCTAGCGTAACCTCCTCCGCAGGTACCGAGCTCCTCGCTGCCCGTAAGGAGAAGGCTAGGAAGGCTTACGATGCTCTCCTCAACTCTCTTGATGGGCCCGGTCTTCTCGTTCTCTACGCCAGTGACGGTGGTAACGCCGAGAAGCTTGCCAAACGACTTGTTGGCCGAGCCAAGATGCGTGGTGTTGGTGCTTCTCTTCGTGTCCTCGACGAGGTTGCCGGCTCTATCGTCGAGACCCTTGGCCAGGAACAGAACGTTCTCATCGTTACTTCTACCGCTGGTCAGGGTGAATCTCCCCTCAACGGTCGAGAGTTCACCAAGGCTCTCTCCAAactttctccttccgacGAGCTCAAGGAAACTAAGGTTGCCGTCTTCGGTATGGGTGACTCTCACTACTGGCCTCGTCCTGAGGACGCTGGTTACTACAACAAGCCCGCCAGGGATCTCTTCCCCAAGTTGATCTCTCTTGGTTGCCAGGAACTCTTGCCTCTCGGTCTGGGTGACGACTCTGACCCTGACGGAGTCCAGACTGCCTACAAGCCTTTTGAAGCCTCCCTTTGGAGGGCCCTTGGCGTCGACAGCGTCGAGGTCActgaggaaaaggaggaggtcgTTGCCAACGAGCACATCAAGATTGCCTCTGACTACCTTCGAGGCACCATCCTTGAGGGTCTTGCCGACAAGTCTACCGGCGCCATCTCTGCATCTGATGCTCAGTTGACCAAGTTCCACGGCACTTATATGCAG GATGACCGAGACATCCGAGAGTCTCTCAAGGCCCAAGGTCTCGAGCCCGCCTACTCTTTTATGATCCGAGTCCGAATGCCCGGTGGTATCTGCTCTGCCAAGCAGTGGCTCGACATGGACCGTATCGCTGATGAGCACGGTAACGGTACCTTCAAGTTGACTACCCGACAGACATTCCAGTTCCATGGTGTCATCAAGAGCCACTTGAAGAAAGCTATGCAGGCTATCAACAAGAGCTTGTTGGACACTATTGCCGCTTGTGGTGATGTCA ACCGTAACGTCCAGTGTACCGTCaacccttctctctccaagACCCACGCTACCGTCTACGAGTTCTCAAAGGCTATCTCGGagcatctccttcctgctACCAACGCTTACCACGAAATCTGGcttgacaagaagaagatctcTGGTGACGCTGTCCAGCCTTTCGACTCTGACAGCGAGCCTCTCTACGGCCCTTACTACCTCCCCCGTAAATTCAAGATCGCCATCGCCGTCCCTCCTGACAATGCCGTTGACGTCTTCACCAACGATGTTGGTTTCATTGCCATTGTTGAGAACGACGAGGTCGTTGGTTACAATGTTAgcgttggtggtggtatggGTGTTACTCACGGTAACAAGAAGACCTACCCTCGATTGGGTGATGTCATCGGTTTCATCGCAGCTGAGGATGGTACCAAGGTTGCTGAGAGCATCATGTTGGTCCAGAGGGACCATGGTAACCGACAGGACAGGAAGAACGCT CGTCTGAAGTACACTGTCGACCGACTTGGTCTCCCCAAGTTTAAGGCGTTCGTTGAAGAGCGATGGGGCAAGAAGTTTGCTCCTGCCCGAGCTTACCACTTCGATTCTAATCTCGACCACTACGGCTGGACCCAGGGTTACGACGGCAAGTGGCACTTCACCATGTTTATTGAGAACGGTCGTGTCGAGGACAACTCTCGTCACCAGTTCAAGGCTGGTCTTCGAGAGATCGCCTCTGCTCACAAGGGTACTTTCCGATTGACCGCCAACCAGCACTTGGTCCTTTCCGACGTTGCGCCCGAAGACCttgatgagatgaagaggttgcTCGCCAAGTGGGGTCTGGACAACCTTGACCACTCTGGTGTCAGACTGTCAAGTTCCGCTTGTGTTGCCTTCCCCACCTGTGGTTTGGCCATGGCTGAATCCGAGAGATACTTACCTGTGTTGATCGACAAGGTCGAGAAGATCTGTGAAGAGGCTGGTGTCAAGAGCGACGATCTTGTGATGAGAATGACTGGTTGCCCTAACGG ATGTGCTCGACCATGGGCCGCTGAGGTTGCGTTCGTCGGTAAGGCTCCTGGTAGCTATATG ATGATGCTTGGTGGTAGCCACCTCGGTACAAGATTGAACAAGCCCTTCCTCGAATCCGCCTCAGAACCCGAAATCCTTGCCGTCCTCAAACCCATGATCAAACGATGGGCTCTCGAGCGACATGAGGGTGAAAGGTTTGGTGACTGGACTATTCGAGCGGGCTACATCAAGCCCACAACGCACGGAACAAACTTCTGGGAGGATGCGTTCCCTGCACAGGCGGGCACAACTGTGACAGCATAG
- a CDS encoding alanine-glyoxylate transaminase/serine-glyoxylate transaminase/serine-pyruvate transaminase produces MSDFHQASHKLLVIPGPIEFSDPVLAANATPGTAHTSPAFIPVFGEALSLLRDVLLSTKESGSQPLLIAGSGTLGWDAVAANLIEQGEEAVVLNTGYFSDSFAECLEAYGAKVIQVKAEVGNIPTDDAIISALASKPKLLTITHVDTSTGVLSPAGHIASLVKKHSPSTLIALDAVCSVASEEIRFDDWGLDVVLSATQKGLGVPPGLSVVLASKRAVETVEKRKTPISAYYVSWKKWIPIMQNYESGKPSYFATPPVQLVYALHTSLKSITSAPMADRFKAHKAASAYVKDSLAELGLEFVPKSRDIAANGMTAVRFPKGLKAPDVLPKLAERNIVVAAGLHKAIVSEYFRIGHMGITAVDRQRGDLEKVVKNIKEVLGKA; encoded by the exons ATGTCCGACTTCCATCAAGCTTCCCACAAGCTCTTGGT CATTCCTGGCCCCATTGAGTTCTCTGACCCCGTCCTTGCTGCCAACGCGACTCCCGGTACTGCGCACACATCTCCCGCTTTTATTCCTGTCTTCGGCGAGgccctctctctccttcgtGATGTTCTTTTATCTACTAAAGAGAGCGGATCCCAACCTCTCTTGATTGCGGGTAGCGGTACTTTGGGCTGGGACGCGGTCGCTGCCAACCTCATTGagcaaggagaggaggctgTTGTCCTTAACACTGGTTACTTCAGTGACTCTTTTGCCGAGTG TCTCGAGGCTTACGGTGCCAAAGTTATCCAAGTGAAAGCCGAGGTCGGTAACATTCCTAC GGATGACGCCATCATTTCAGCCCTTGCCTCCAAGCCTAAGCTTCTTACTATCACCCATGTCGACACTTCCACTGGTGTCCTTTCGCCCGCTGGTCACATCGCTTCCCTTGTTAAGAAGCACTCGCCTAGCACCCTTATTGCTCTTGACGCTGTGTGCTCAGTGGCCTCCGAGGAAATCAGGTTTGACGACTGGGGACTGGATGTCGTCCTCAGCGCTACACAGAAGGGTCTTGGTGTGCCTCCTGGTTTAAGCGTCGTCCTTGCGAGCAAGAGAGCCGTGGAG ACTgttgagaaaaggaagactCCTATCTCCGCGTACTACGTCTCCTGGAAGAAGTGGATTCCCATTATGCAGAATTATGAAAGCGGAAAGCCATCTTATTTTGCTACTC CCCCCGTTCAGCTCGTGTATGCGCTTCACACTTCTCTCAAGTCCATTACTTCTGCCCCTATGGCAGACCGTTTCAAGGCTCACAAGGCTGCCAGCGCCTACGTTAAGGACAGCCTCGCCGAACTTGGACTTGAATTCGTCCCCAAGAGCCGCGACATCGCTGCAAATGGTATGACCGCCGTCAGGTTCCCTAAAGGTCTGAAGGCTCCCGATGTCCTCCCTAAATTGGCCGA GCGAAACATTGTTGTCGCCGCCGGCTTGCACAAAGCTATCGTTAGTGAATACTTCCGAATTGGACACATGGGTATCACCGCTGTCGACAGGCAGAGGGGCGATCTAGAAAAGGTTGTCAAAAATATCAAGGAGGTTTTGGGCAAGGCTTGA